cATCCCcctctcccacctcctccggcgtcGGCCAGCAAGCAGCCATGGCGAGCCCCGCGCGCATCGACGTGGATAAGCTGAGCGTGGAGCAGCTTAAGGCGCTCAAGGAGCAGACCGATCTGGAGGTCAATCTCCTCCAGGACAGCCTATCCAAGatccgcaccgccgccgcccgcctcgagaACGCCACGGCCGCCCTCCACGAGCTCTCCCTCCGCCCCCAAGGCACGGCTCACCCAATCCTAACTCCCTCTTCTCCACAGCGTTCCATCTTCTTGGCCTTTCCACGGGGGTTTGGTTAACCTTTTCCTTTGCGGCTCGGCGTGTGCAGGGAAGAAGCTGCTCGTGCCGCTCACGGCGTCCCTCTATGTACCCGGCACGCTCGACGATTCCGAGAAGGTCCTCGTCGACGTTGGCACCGGCTACTACATTGAGGTATCTTGCACATCATTGGGTTTGTAATAGTTTACAGCACGTTAGTTTGTCCACTACTTCAGCGAATCTCTCAATATGGTGATACAAATTGGTCATGAGCTTATCAGCTTCTTTGGATATATATACGGAAAAAGGAACATAGTATTGGTCGGTTATTGGTGACATTTTGATACAGAGGAAACACACACGATCAGCGACACAACGTCAAGTTGCCATGAAAGTTCCACTAGTTATTGCACCGAAATCATCCAAGCGCTGATTGGCCTGTCTTGTTCCATGTAAAGTTCAGCTTTGTTTGGTGAGTAGAAGTTAATCGTGAAGGTCTCCCAACTTGAACTCTGGCTGCCAGTGATTTGTGGCCCATCGGGTGCTTGGTGAATGAGACATAGTTTAGAACTTGCTCTGTTGCTCATGAGATGCATATTTTCCTGGCCTGTAATTTAGGTCACTCCTTTAGAACCAAGTGAGCGGCGCAGTACCCTAAGTA
This DNA window, taken from Triticum aestivum cultivar Chinese Spring chromosome 1D, IWGSC CS RefSeq v2.1, whole genome shotgun sequence, encodes the following:
- the LOC123181137 gene encoding probable prefoldin subunit 5 — translated: MASPARIDVDKLSVEQLKALKEQTDLEVNLLQDSLSKIRTAAARLENATAALHELSLRPQGKKLLVPLTASLYVPGTLDDSEKVLVDVGTGYYIEKTMTQGKEYCERKINLLKSNFDELLEMATKKKSIADEMGMFLQAKLRQASPSSSS